The genomic interval CAGCGCTTCCGAGCTCCCGGCAGCGCCCCGGGCCCGTTCCCTCGGGCTCCATCGCCCGccgcagcccggcccggccgctgTGCCGCCCGCCGCAACGGCTCCGCCTGGTTCAGCGCCCGCTACGACGCGGCCGTGGGGCCTCTGCTGACGGCCACGGCCCACGAGCTGCCCTCCGGCCTGCTTCAGTGGTGGCTGGTGAGTGGGGCTCGGCCCAGAGCTCCCCGAACCTGTTTGTGGTGGGGCAGGGTGGAGGTCACTGGGCAGCCGTAGTGGGAGAAGAAGGGGGTGCAGGGGCTCCTCCatcctcctctccccacccctcacACCTCGTGCTCACGTCCCATCCGCGTTTTCTGTGCCTTTCCCGGGGCTCTGCTCGAGTGGGGCTGCCTTTGGAAGGCGCTGGCGGGGGGCTGACGCTGCCTTCacccccccaggccctgcaGGGCCCCCAGCATGGCGTCCAGCTCCAGCCCATCATCCAGCAGCTCTTCAGGGTCATCCAGGCcccgagcagcagcagctgggcccCGTCCTGCTGCAGGACCTGCGCGGTCGTGGGCAACTCGGGGCAGCTGAAGGGCTCCGGCCACGGGCTGCGGATCGACGCCCACGACTGGGTGCTGAGGTGGGTGACTGAAGGGAGGGGGGTCCCGTCCCTGTCCTCCTGAGGCTCTGCTGTGCCTCAGCCCCAGAAACCCACCGATGTGAGAAAAACCCACCCTGAGAttgcggggctggggctgtgtgtgagCGCGTGTGCTGGAGCCCTGCTCCCTGGAGCCTGGTGACACACACACTGGCCCTGTGTCACTCATGTTCCCTCTTTGCCAAGGTGACCCTGTCCCTGCCCGCTGGGACGGGCACAGTGTGCACCTTCACTTTGGGatgtgccttcctgctctccccTAGGATGAACAGAGCAAAGATCACTGGCTTTGAGCAGGATGTTGGCAGGAGAACCACTCACCACTTCATGTACCCCGAGAGCGCGGTGAACCTCGAGCCTGGTGTCCACCTTGTCCTCGTCCCTTTCAAGCCACTGGACCTGCAGTGGGTGGCCAGTGCCTTCTCCACCGGCGAGCTCACACGGTGCGTTGGCTTCGGAGGATGGTCCTGGGGGCCCTGGTGCCTCACTGAGGCCCTGGCACCACGGGAGGGTCCTGGCATccctctgcactgcagctgggggAAGTGGGCACTGATCCATCCCTGGAGGGCTCGAGCATCCTGCAGTCCCAGGGCTCACCTCACTGTGGGGACATGGGCTTGATGTGTCCCTTCTCAGGGCCAGTCCAGGGGCCCCTGCTGGGCCAGCCcaaggggctgggggtgcctTGGGGCCAGGGGCTGGCAGACACCCTGGTAATTGGTGCCCCACAGTCACTGCTGTCTTCTGGCTTTTGCAGCACCTACACAAGAGTGAAACAGTTCATCAAAGCTGACAGAAACAAGGTAAGAGCTCAGTGGGCTCCTCCTGTGCAGGCAGAGCTCCTTGAGGCAGGGGCCAGGCTGGTTTTTCATGGAACCCCAGGATGGTGggagtgg from Colius striatus isolate bColStr4 chromosome 16, bColStr4.1.hap1, whole genome shotgun sequence carries:
- the LOC133626939 gene encoding CMP-N-acetylneuraminate-beta-galactosamide-alpha-2,3-sialyltransferase 2-like; this translates as MLCQRHKQVLLALCVLLVLWQRFRAPGSAPGPFPRAPSPAAARPGRCAARRNGSAWFSARYDAAVGPLLTATAHELPSGLLQWWLALQGPQHGVQLQPIIQQLFRVIQAPSSSSWAPSCCRTCAVVGNSGQLKGSGHGLRIDAHDWVLRMNRAKITGFEQDVGRRTTHHFMYPESAVNLEPGVHLVLVPFKPLDLQWVASAFSTGELTRTYTRVKQFIKADRNKVLILSPAFLKYIHDNWTRGHGRYPSTGFTALLFALHCCQEVSVFGFGADGDGNWHHYWERNRWSGAFRRTRVHDADVEFSIIQRLAAEGRICFYT